A section of the Streptomyces sp. 6-11-2 genome encodes:
- a CDS encoding helix-turn-helix domain containing protein, translated as MPPRRRRNRPRNQRGLNEAARLADRLQQAGYTKRDIARIINRDPSLVSQFYTRNKGAAFVTALREVLTAVEVGGITDLPELAAIAARHTHRRTTATGAPARVRTKAVLITPTGTGAGRVGVQAIASGSTRLRPLIAEAAQRGLRLAFTVRLAKTGYLHPSGSRTDSPGIRRNIIQRADHTEERSYGSGPTGGFDAAEFARRVDATAGDVTAAVRQWLVETGRIRADAQIIHLEVRTWRAR; from the coding sequence ATGCCGCCCCGCCGACGCCGCAACCGCCCGAGAAACCAGAGAGGGTTGAACGAAGCGGCACGCCTTGCCGACCGCCTCCAACAGGCCGGCTACACCAAACGCGACATCGCCCGCATCATCAACCGCGACCCCTCCCTCGTCTCGCAGTTCTACACCCGAAACAAAGGCGCCGCCTTCGTCACCGCCCTACGCGAAGTCCTCACCGCCGTCGAAGTCGGAGGCATCACCGACCTGCCCGAACTCGCAGCCATCGCCGCCCGTCACACCCACCGCCGCACGACCGCGACCGGTGCCCCCGCCCGGGTGCGCACCAAAGCCGTCCTGATCACCCCCACCGGCACCGGCGCCGGCCGCGTCGGCGTCCAGGCCATCGCCTCCGGCTCCACCCGCCTGCGCCCCCTGATCGCCGAAGCCGCCCAGCGCGGCCTGCGCCTGGCCTTCACCGTCCGCCTCGCCAAGACCGGCTACCTCCACCCCTCCGGCAGCCGCACCGACTCACCCGGTATCCGCCGCAACATCATCCAACGCGCCGACCACACCGAAGAACGCTCCTATGGCTCCGGCCCCACCGGCGGCTTTGATGCCGCCGAGTTCGCCCGCCGCGTCGATGCCACCGCCGGCGACGTGACCGCCGCCGTACGCCAGTGGCTCGTGGAAACCGGACGCATCCGTGCAGACGCACAGATCATCCACCTCGAAGTCCGCACCTGGCGCGCACGCTGA
- a CDS encoding response regulator transcription factor, producing MRVVIAEDNVLLSNGLELLLTAKGFHVAAITQDAPGFVAAVTEHRPDVTIVDVRLPPTFRDEGIHAAIHARRQHPGLPVLVLSQYVEQQYAGELISDGRGGIGYLLKDRVSRVSEFIDALRRVAAGGTVMDAEVIGQLLTRHAHDPIAALTPREREVLALMAEGKDNATIAARLVITENAVHKHIGNIFAKLGLSPADSGHRRVLAVLTYLSRH from the coding sequence ATGCGGGTCGTGATCGCCGAGGACAACGTCCTGCTGTCCAATGGGCTGGAACTCCTGCTGACCGCCAAGGGCTTTCACGTCGCCGCGATCACCCAGGACGCCCCCGGCTTCGTCGCCGCCGTCACCGAACACCGACCGGACGTCACCATCGTCGACGTACGGCTACCGCCAACCTTCCGCGACGAGGGCATCCACGCCGCCATCCACGCCCGCCGCCAGCACCCCGGCCTGCCCGTGCTCGTCCTCTCCCAATACGTCGAGCAGCAGTACGCCGGCGAGCTGATCTCCGATGGACGCGGCGGCATCGGCTACCTTCTCAAGGACCGGGTGAGCCGGGTGAGCGAGTTCATCGACGCGCTGCGGCGGGTCGCCGCCGGCGGTACCGTCATGGACGCCGAGGTGATCGGGCAGCTCCTCACCCGTCACGCCCACGACCCGATTGCCGCCCTCACGCCACGCGAACGCGAAGTTCTCGCCCTGATGGCCGAAGGAAAGGACAACGCCACGATCGCGGCCCGGCTCGTCATCACCGAGAACGCCGTCCACAAGCACATCGGCAACATCTTCGCCAAGCTCGGCCTCTCGCCGGCCGACAGCGGCCACCGCCGCGTCCTCGCAGTCCTCACCTATCTCAGCCGCCACTAA
- a CDS encoding histidine kinase, translating into MNHHGASRLSAMWRGLGYLLESLFTAAVALFALPVLIVPMTARAWASWHRRRADRLLLSPRSGPVRVGTWRVLGWLCTCIVTSLVFGLVVVLCAGNAVATAITVPLWWALPAGTRAGGFAAGVPLSGWGTALTLGTAQVVIFAALTYWLVPLLARLHARICVALLSPSATERLAQRVETLTETRADAMNAHGAELRRIERDLHDGTQARLVAIAMRLGLARESLSEDPQTVARLLEEAHESTEEAMAELRVVIRTIYPPVLADRGLAGALAALGTRSAIDTTLDIGDLGTIPAAVEAVAYFTIAEALTNAAKHSRATRTAVRVARDGDRLSIEVTDDGVGGADETLGTGIAGIRHRVLALDGTVHIHSPSGGPTTITVSLACGS; encoded by the coding sequence ATGAACCACCATGGGGCCAGTCGGCTTTCGGCGATGTGGCGCGGTCTGGGTTATCTACTGGAAAGCCTGTTCACCGCTGCGGTCGCCCTGTTCGCGCTACCCGTACTCATCGTCCCGATGACGGCTCGCGCTTGGGCGTCCTGGCATCGTCGCCGCGCCGACCGGCTGCTGCTTTCTCCGCGTTCTGGTCCCGTCCGTGTCGGTACGTGGCGCGTTCTCGGGTGGCTGTGCACATGCATCGTGACCAGTCTGGTGTTCGGGCTCGTCGTGGTGCTGTGCGCAGGTAACGCGGTGGCCACGGCCATCACGGTGCCCTTGTGGTGGGCGTTGCCCGCCGGTACCCGCGCGGGCGGCTTCGCCGCCGGTGTTCCACTGTCCGGTTGGGGCACGGCGTTGACCCTGGGGACCGCACAAGTCGTCATCTTCGCGGCCCTGACCTACTGGCTGGTTCCACTGCTGGCGCGCCTACACGCCCGGATCTGTGTTGCGTTGCTGTCCCCCTCGGCCACTGAGAGGTTGGCGCAGCGTGTGGAGACGCTGACCGAGACGCGGGCCGACGCCATGAACGCGCACGGCGCGGAACTCCGCCGGATCGAACGTGACCTGCACGACGGCACCCAGGCCCGGCTGGTGGCCATCGCGATGCGGCTGGGCCTGGCCCGTGAGTCGCTGAGCGAGGACCCCCAGACGGTGGCCAGACTCTTGGAGGAAGCGCATGAGAGTACCGAGGAGGCCATGGCGGAGCTTCGTGTGGTGATCCGGACGATCTACCCGCCGGTCCTCGCCGATCGCGGCCTCGCCGGGGCGCTGGCCGCGCTGGGGACCCGATCGGCGATCGACACCACCCTCGATATCGGCGATCTCGGCACGATCCCCGCCGCGGTCGAGGCCGTGGCCTACTTCACGATCGCCGAGGCGCTCACCAATGCGGCCAAGCACAGCCGGGCCACCCGGACCGCCGTCCGCGTCGCACGCGACGGTGACCGGCTGTCGATCGAGGTCACCGACGACGGAGTCGGCGGCGCCGACGAGACGCTGGGTACCGGCATCGCCGGAATCCGCCACCGTGTCCTGGCGCTCGACGGCACCGTCCACATCCACAGCCCCAGCGGCGGCCCGACCACGATCACTGTGAGCCTGGCATGCGGGTCGTGA
- a CDS encoding serine hydrolase, whose amino-acid sequence MTSSPIHSPRRRGGSLRRNLALAAIVAGTLSTSCTSGAGAAKQHDDQAQLRRDADAITALGVTGVQARLVTPDGWNLTATSGVADLTARRPVPSNGYFRTASVTKAFVATVILQLAGDGKLSLNDTVERWLPGVVSGNGNDGRAITIRQLLQHTSGLHDDYPDYTSAKNFYQHRYDTYTPEQTVGRAMRHRPDFQPGKDWNYSNTGYVLLGMIIQRVTGHPWHQEVQDRIVRPLGLKHTFWPGTSPKLPQPHAETYQRFKPGEAPVDVTEQVGSGTNGEAGLVSTTADINRFFRALLGGRLLPPAQLTQMKQASPVSKEFQQLMPGVRDGLGLFSRPLSCGGTYWGHEGGDSGWITADGVTADGRRSVTVSLSGVFAQSADDVLHVVQAESKLVDDALCATPNADHQRR is encoded by the coding sequence ATGACGAGTTCACCGATTCATTCACCACGGCGGCGCGGGGGATCCCTCCGACGAAACCTGGCCCTGGCCGCCATCGTGGCCGGAACCCTTTCCACCAGTTGTACGTCCGGCGCGGGGGCCGCCAAACAGCACGACGACCAGGCCCAGCTTCGGCGCGACGCCGACGCGATCACTGCACTCGGTGTGACGGGAGTGCAGGCCCGTCTGGTCACCCCTGACGGCTGGAACCTGACCGCCACCAGCGGCGTCGCCGACCTGACGGCCCGGCGGCCGGTCCCCTCGAACGGCTACTTCCGGACAGCCAGCGTCACCAAGGCGTTCGTGGCCACCGTGATCCTGCAACTCGCCGGCGACGGCAAGCTCTCCCTGAACGACACGGTCGAGCGATGGTTGCCGGGCGTGGTGTCCGGAAACGGCAATGACGGCCGCGCGATCACCATCCGTCAACTGCTCCAGCACACCAGCGGTCTTCACGACGACTACCCCGACTACACCTCGGCGAAGAACTTCTACCAGCACCGATACGACACCTACACCCCCGAGCAGACCGTCGGCCGAGCGATGCGTCACCGGCCGGACTTCCAGCCCGGCAAGGACTGGAATTACTCCAACACCGGCTACGTCCTGCTCGGCATGATCATCCAGCGGGTCACCGGACACCCCTGGCATCAGGAGGTACAGGATCGGATCGTCCGGCCGCTCGGCCTCAAGCACACCTTCTGGCCGGGTACTTCGCCCAAGCTGCCCCAGCCACACGCTGAGACCTACCAAAGGTTCAAGCCCGGCGAAGCGCCCGTGGACGTCACCGAGCAAGTCGGCTCGGGCACCAATGGAGAGGCCGGACTCGTCTCCACCACCGCCGATATCAACCGATTCTTCCGCGCATTGCTCGGCGGCCGGCTCCTGCCCCCGGCGCAGCTGACGCAGATGAAACAGGCCAGCCCAGTCAGCAAGGAGTTCCAGCAGCTCATGCCGGGCGTCCGTGATGGGTTGGGACTCTTCTCGCGCCCACTGTCGTGCGGCGGCACGTACTGGGGCCACGAGGGCGGCGATTCCGGGTGGATCACCGCCGACGGTGTCACTGCCGACGGCCGGCGCAGCGTCACAGTCTCGTTGTCGGGCGTGTTCGCCCAATCGGCGGACGACGTCCTGCACGTGGTACAGGCCGAAAGCAAGCTGGTCGACGACGCCCTGTGCGCGACTCCGAACGCCGACCATCAGCGGCGTTGA
- a CDS encoding IS5 family transposase (programmed frameshift), whose amino-acid sequence MSDDLVPDDLWERVAPLLPPRPPRRRRYPGRLPADDRAALRGIVYVLCKGVSWADVPTEKIGCSGVTSWRRLRDWTQAGVWPRLHEVLLAELRGAGLLDMDDAAVDGSHVRALKRGAHTGPSPVDRARPGSKHHLITDRHGTPLAVTLTSGNRHDVTQLMPLLDAIPRIRGIRGRPRHRPRRLFADRGYDYDKYRRLLRARGITPKIARKGTAHGSGLGKTRRVVERTFAWLHQFKRLRIRYEIRADLHLGLLQLACSIICLRRLRTSF is encoded by the exons GTGTCGGATGATCTTGTGCCTGATGACCTGTGGGAACGTGTTGCCCCGTTGCTCCCTCCTCGCCCACCGCGGCGTCGACGGTACCCAGGTCGGTTGCCGGCGGATGACCGCGCTGCCTTGCGGGGCATCGTTTACGTCCTGTGCAAGGGTGTGAGCTGGGCAGACGTCCCCACGGAGAAGATCGGCTGCAGTGGGGTGACGTCCTGGCGGCGCCTTCGGGACTGGACGCAGGCTGGCGTGTGGCCCCGTCTGCACGAGGTCCTTCTGGCGGAGCTGCGGGGAGCGGGCCTGCTGGACATGGATGACGCGGCCGTCGACGGCTCCCATGTCAGAGCCCTCA AAAGGGGGGCTCACACCGGACCTTCGCCGGTCGACCGCGCCCGCCCGGGCAGCAAACACCACCTGATCACCGATCGGCACGGAACACCCCTGGCTGTCACCCTGACCAGCGGAAACCGTCACGATGTCACCCAACTGATGCCACTACTGGACGCGATACCCCGCATCCGCGGGATACGCGGACGGCCACGTCACCGGCCTCGCCGGCTGTTCGCCGACCGCGGCTACGACTACGACAAGTACCGCCGTCTCCTGCGGGCCCGCGGCATCACACCGAAGATCGCCCGGAAAGGCACCGCTCACGGTTCCGGCCTGGGCAAGACCCGCCGGGTCGTCGAGCGGACCTTCGCCTGGCTCCACCAGTTCAAACGACTCCGGATCCGCTACGAGATACGCGCCGACCTCCACCTCGGCCTCCTCCAACTCGCCTGCAGCATCATCTGCTTGAGACGACTCCGGACCTCATTCTGA
- a CDS encoding class I SAM-dependent methyltransferase: MNHSDLRAKAPSLAAGMAAADHSPDIQLSQTHHRAALVASWHIAPGSTILELGCGQGDMTAVLAEAVGPKGRVVAIDVAEPSYGAPVTLGESAARLAAGPLGPRIDFRFGTDVLNPSVDFPESTFDHVVLAHCSWYFTSLGQLRDTLARVRPWARRLWFTEWDLTPASGDQLAHLLAVLIQGQTEAAGSRGQGNVRTPFSREGLLRLLPEAGWTADGSRSVDTEELQDGDWEIAACLDLAGTEERLAALPEPVRQLVLSQADVLRAIAKPRGNRALAAYSVTAR; this comes from the coding sequence GTGAATCACTCCGATCTCCGCGCCAAGGCCCCCTCGCTCGCGGCCGGCATGGCCGCCGCCGATCACAGCCCGGACATCCAGCTGTCCCAGACTCACCACCGCGCCGCGCTCGTGGCGAGCTGGCACATCGCACCAGGTTCAACCATCCTCGAACTGGGCTGCGGCCAGGGCGACATGACCGCCGTCCTTGCAGAGGCGGTTGGGCCCAAAGGGCGCGTGGTGGCCATTGACGTGGCCGAACCCTCCTATGGGGCGCCGGTCACTCTCGGAGAATCGGCAGCCCGGCTCGCGGCGGGCCCTCTCGGGCCGCGCATCGACTTCCGCTTCGGCACCGACGTCCTCAACCCATCAGTCGACTTCCCCGAAAGTACCTTCGACCACGTGGTGCTCGCACATTGCTCCTGGTACTTCACATCGCTCGGACAACTGCGAGACACACTGGCCCGGGTACGGCCGTGGGCGCGGCGGCTATGGTTCACCGAGTGGGACTTGACGCCTGCGTCTGGCGACCAGCTGGCCCACCTCCTCGCCGTGCTGATCCAGGGGCAGACCGAGGCCGCAGGATCGCGTGGCCAGGGCAACGTCCGCACACCTTTCTCCCGTGAGGGCCTGCTGCGGCTCCTGCCTGAGGCCGGCTGGACAGCCGACGGCAGCAGGTCGGTCGATACCGAAGAGCTTCAGGACGGCGACTGGGAAATCGCTGCTTGCCTCGACCTGGCCGGAACGGAGGAGCGTCTGGCCGCGCTGCCCGAGCCGGTGCGACAGCTCGTCCTGAGCCAGGCCGACGTTCTCCGGGCCATCGCCAAGCCGCGCGGCAACCGCGCGCTCGCCGCCTATTCAGTCACCGCGCGCTGA
- a CDS encoding IS110 family transposase, which yields MAAIWAGIDAGKTPHHCVAIDESGRRLLSRRVANDETEVLELLADVLALGDEVARGMDLADGGAALAIAILLNHDQPVHYISGQAIHRASESYRGEGKTDAKDAAVIADQVRVRRDLHPIRVGDETVIDLKILTGRRMDLVADRTRTVNRLRAQLTGIFPGLERALDLTNTGPLTLLTGYQKPAAIRRLGAKRLKTWLRNRKVRSADQLAEAAVEAAERQHTSPPGEKLTAQLVHTLAREAMALNQQVAELDKAIEARFRDHHTFEVITSMPGLGIILGAEFLAATGGDMSVFGTPDRLAGFGGVAPVPRDSGKISGNIHRPQRYNRRLQRVFYTSALFSIRKCEESRLFYDRKRAEGKRHTQAVLALVRRRVNVLWAL from the coding sequence GTGGCCGCGATCTGGGCCGGCATCGACGCAGGCAAGACCCCCCACCACTGCGTCGCGATCGACGAGAGCGGCCGCCGGCTGCTGTCGCGCCGCGTCGCCAACGACGAGACCGAAGTGCTCGAACTCCTCGCCGATGTCCTGGCCCTGGGCGACGAGGTGGCCCGGGGCATGGACCTGGCCGATGGCGGAGCCGCCCTGGCCATCGCGATCCTGCTCAACCACGACCAGCCGGTGCACTACATCTCCGGCCAGGCCATCCACCGTGCTTCCGAGAGCTACCGCGGTGAAGGCAAGACCGATGCCAAGGACGCCGCGGTCATCGCCGACCAGGTCCGCGTCCGACGGGACCTCCACCCCATACGTGTCGGCGACGAGACTGTCATCGACCTCAAAATCCTCACCGGCCGCCGCATGGACCTGGTCGCCGACCGAACCCGCACCGTCAACCGGCTCCGCGCCCAGCTCACTGGCATCTTCCCTGGCCTGGAACGCGCGCTGGACCTCACCAACACCGGTCCGCTCACCCTCCTGACCGGCTACCAGAAGCCGGCCGCTATTCGCAGGCTCGGCGCCAAGCGGCTGAAGACCTGGCTGCGCAACCGGAAGGTCCGCAGCGCCGACCAGCTCGCCGAGGCGGCCGTCGAGGCCGCCGAGCGCCAGCACACCAGTCCGCCCGGCGAGAAGCTGACCGCGCAGCTGGTCCACACGCTGGCCAGGGAGGCAATGGCGCTCAATCAGCAGGTCGCCGAGCTCGACAAGGCCATCGAGGCCCGGTTTCGCGACCACCACACCTTCGAAGTGATCACCAGCATGCCTGGCCTGGGCATCATCCTCGGCGCCGAGTTCCTGGCCGCCACCGGCGGCGACATGAGCGTCTTCGGCACTCCGGACCGCCTCGCCGGATTCGGCGGCGTCGCGCCGGTCCCGCGCGACTCCGGCAAGATCAGCGGGAACATACACCGCCCGCAGCGATACAACCGCCGACTCCAGCGTGTCTTCTACACCTCCGCGCTGTTCAGCATCCGCAAGTGCGAGGAATCCCGTCTGTTTTACGATCGCAAGCGAGCCGAGGGGAAGCGCCACACCCAGGCTGTCCTCGCGCTCGTCCGCCGCCGTGTCAACGTCCTCTGGGCCCTCTAG
- a CDS encoding tetratricopeptide repeat protein, with the protein MVVLDDITDPAAVESWWPDSPRGNGWTLAATRLNDPRLTGGGRARIDVDVYSPDEATAYLTSRLTHGAKAHLIDDQAITLSKALGYLPLALGHAAAYMIREQIPCRTYLERFTNRAARLDELLPRWADSERYGRQITTTLLPALDATDHDSLGHLARAVLGVAAVLDPAGHPATLWDTPALATYLTAHQPACRPRRAVALRRRRTAPKPVTGDEARAALRLLDRYGLITYDGSGDGVRAIRIHALTARAVRETTPEDQHRTVTTAAANGLVEMWPDADQTQRELAGVLRANTDSTSAHARDSFWSPDGHPVLYRAGTSLLNANLHSAASAYWGDMVADCERLLGNNHPDTLTTRANLAVSYQQAGRTSEAIDLLEQVAADRERLLGNDHPDTLTARNNLSSFYQQAGRTSEAIMIKEKGPGDRALPCRSGDRI; encoded by the coding sequence GTGGTGGTCCTGGACGACATCACCGACCCGGCAGCTGTGGAGTCCTGGTGGCCCGACAGCCCACGCGGCAACGGCTGGACCCTGGCTGCCACCCGGCTCAACGACCCTCGCCTCACTGGCGGTGGGCGCGCCCGGATCGACGTCGACGTCTACAGTCCAGACGAGGCCACGGCCTACCTCACCAGCCGCCTCACGCACGGCGCCAAGGCCCACCTGATCGACGATCAGGCAATAACACTCTCCAAGGCTCTGGGCTACCTGCCACTGGCCCTCGGGCATGCCGCCGCCTACATGATCCGCGAACAGATCCCCTGCCGTACCTACCTCGAACGGTTCACCAACCGCGCCGCACGCCTGGACGAGCTTCTCCCCCGCTGGGCGGACAGCGAGCGCTACGGCCGGCAGATCACCACCACCCTGCTCCCCGCCCTCGACGCCACCGACCATGACTCACTCGGCCACCTGGCCCGTGCTGTGCTCGGCGTTGCCGCTGTCCTCGATCCCGCCGGACACCCCGCCACCCTGTGGGACACCCCGGCCCTGGCCACCTACCTCACCGCGCACCAGCCCGCCTGCCGACCCAGGAGAGCCGTTGCCCTTCGTCGTCGCAGAACCGCACCGAAGCCAGTCACGGGTGACGAAGCACGCGCAGCACTGCGGCTGCTGGACCGGTACGGACTGATCACGTACGACGGCTCTGGCGACGGAGTCCGTGCCATACGCATCCACGCCCTCACCGCCCGAGCAGTACGCGAAACCACCCCGGAAGACCAGCACCGAACAGTCACCACCGCGGCCGCCAATGGCCTCGTCGAAATGTGGCCCGACGCCGACCAGACACAGCGTGAACTCGCCGGCGTCCTCCGCGCCAACACCGACTCAACCAGCGCGCATGCCCGCGACTCCTTCTGGTCACCCGACGGCCACCCTGTGCTTTACCGTGCAGGAACAAGCCTCCTCAACGCCAACCTGCACAGCGCAGCCTCGGCCTACTGGGGCGACATGGTCGCCGACTGCGAGCGGTTGCTAGGCAACAACCACCCCGACACCCTGACCACCCGCGCCAACCTCGCCGTCTCCTACCAGCAGGCGGGACGCACCAGCGAAGCCATCGACCTGCTGGAACAGGTAGCCGCCGACCGTGAGCGGCTACTGGGCAACGACCACCCCGACACCCTGACCGCTCGCAACAACCTCTCCAGCTTCTACCAGCAGGCGGGACGGACCAGCGAGGCCATCATGATCAAGGAAAAAGGGCCCGGAGACCGGGCCCTTCCATGTCGTAGCGGGGACAGGATTTGA
- a CDS encoding TetR/AcrR family transcriptional regulator — translation MSVQERKARDRAVRERLIVATARELAEQQGWDAVTTRRLAERIEYSQPVLYSHFRGKREIIGAVALEGAAEMAVAVRAAASAANSPRERVAALARAYLDFAERNPAVYDALFQLDGGLAYAQEDTPEPLKDAFAALMESLGEVAGDGVHPGLFTEVFWASLHGLATLTRAGRLLPEDAAQRVELLVDRLAVL, via the coding sequence ATGTCGGTACAGGAACGCAAGGCACGCGATCGGGCGGTCCGCGAGCGCCTCATCGTGGCGACGGCCCGTGAACTCGCCGAGCAGCAGGGCTGGGACGCGGTCACCACGCGCCGGCTCGCCGAGCGCATCGAATACAGCCAGCCCGTCCTCTACAGCCACTTCCGAGGCAAGCGCGAGATCATCGGCGCCGTCGCCCTGGAGGGCGCCGCCGAGATGGCCGTGGCGGTGCGGGCCGCGGCGTCCGCCGCGAACAGCCCGCGCGAGCGGGTCGCCGCCCTCGCCCGTGCCTACCTCGACTTCGCCGAGCGCAACCCGGCGGTCTACGACGCCTTGTTCCAGCTCGACGGCGGCCTGGCGTACGCGCAGGAGGACACCCCGGAGCCGTTGAAGGACGCCTTCGCCGCGCTGATGGAGAGCCTGGGCGAGGTCGCCGGGGACGGCGTCCACCCGGGGCTGTTCACCGAGGTGTTCTGGGCGTCCCTGCACGGCCTTGCGACCCTGACCCGGGCGGGACGGCTGCTGCCTGAGGACGCCGCACAGAGGGTGGAGCTGCTGGTGGACCGGCTCGCCGTGCTCTGA
- a CDS encoding DUF1772 domain-containing protein, with protein sequence MLSALEVITTVVVGLMVGVEFSVAFVMNPIFNALPEDSNQQAHSHGGRMLGAVMPFWYIGSLVLVAVWAVAGWHHPGTGLVVTAAALLIVSVIMSILLLVPINNRGKTWTPDNRPADWKKQMKRWDRYHYVRVAVIIGAFALLVAALA encoded by the coding sequence ATGCTCAGCGCACTCGAGGTCATCACCACCGTGGTCGTCGGCCTGATGGTGGGGGTGGAGTTCTCCGTCGCCTTCGTCATGAACCCGATCTTCAACGCCCTCCCGGAGGACAGTAACCAGCAGGCCCACTCCCACGGGGGCCGGATGCTCGGCGCCGTGATGCCGTTCTGGTACATCGGCTCACTCGTCCTCGTCGCGGTCTGGGCTGTCGCGGGATGGCACCACCCCGGCACCGGCCTCGTCGTCACCGCCGCCGCGCTGCTGATCGTCAGCGTGATCATGTCGATCCTGCTGCTCGTCCCGATCAACAACCGGGGCAAGACGTGGACCCCTGACAACCGGCCCGCCGACTGGAAGAAGCAGATGAAGCGCTGGGACCGGTACCACTACGTCCGCGTCGCCGTCATCATCGGCGCCTTCGCCCTGCTGGTCGCCGCCCTCGCCTGA